From the Candidatus Omnitrophota bacterium genome, the window CCGAATTTGCACACTTCAAGGCATATACCGCATTTGACGCATTTTTCCTGAATGATATTATGAGCTTTCTTTTTCCCGCCTGTAATTGCATTCTGCGGGCAGTTCCTGGCGCAGACCGTGCAGCCAATGCACTTTTTTTCCAGTATTTCATATCTAATCAGCTCGGGACAGACT encodes:
- a CDS encoding 4Fe-4S dicluster domain-containing protein yields the protein VCPELIRYEILEKKCIGCTVCARNCPQNAITGGKKKAHNIIQEKCVKCGICLEVCKFGAVKKI